One Microlunatus soli genomic window carries:
- a CDS encoding PEP/pyruvate-binding domain-containing protein encodes MNQRAAEVAIRPLGSVGAGDLATAGGKAANLGELIGIGMPVPDGFVITTDAYRRLAESAAELTPQPSGSPAGLQNAWAGAVIPDDLRTEIVDAYRSSGGGRVAVRSSATAEDLPGAAFAGQQDTYLDIDGDEALLDAVRRCWASLWTERAIAYRDRLGIAPDDVTIAVVVQQMAPASVAGVMFTADPVSGERDRVIIDAAPGLGEAVVSGLVTPDHYRLGTDGTVLEHRSGERGTVVGAATTAAADGELLPAELRRLAELGGRVAAHYRRPMDIEWAIVRAASADHHTVDAGSGGRAGDVRLLQARPMTGLPSEPVELTPLQRRTNQVVLDYLPIRPYPLDLTTWTQRGVAKMLADLAASIGIRLDLADAFVETDGVVSSFRPVDPHPTAATLRAPVSLARRIRRYHADAWRQDPRYRRFRRQLDDLGRRPASGLSWQGLLQRVEDALAAAQLITDLRVDYMPSAGAGMGRLLLISAVLGRRRQFDDLLTGAQTITTVINRRLSELAGAARATPDLMRHAEQLSGAELYTAVQHDSACGPFVAELEDFLADYGSRETDSLLVVSSPTWGDAPHRLLDLIMMLARTEDHASNLPDGVDHDRSTTSVQGLLGHPLLRSAFARHRVRRAVEAARAGVVVREDTHFELMRPAPLLRQALIEIGERMADAGVLAAAGDVWHLRLEEIRQLGAPEDAGAEQVATTRAAVEQRKAIRAGYGAAPLVNVIAPEPVGDALLVGSPASAGQVTGPVRIVRGPDDFGALRSGEVLVCPNTNPSWTPLFQRAIAVVADTGGAGSHAAIVAREYGIPAVMGTRNGTSRLTDGQRVTVDGDHGQVR; translated from the coding sequence ATGAACCAGCGTGCAGCGGAAGTCGCGATACGTCCGTTAGGAAGCGTCGGTGCCGGGGACCTGGCCACCGCAGGGGGCAAGGCGGCCAATCTCGGGGAGTTGATCGGGATCGGGATGCCGGTGCCGGACGGCTTCGTGATCACCACCGACGCGTACCGCCGGCTGGCCGAGTCCGCTGCCGAGCTGACACCACAGCCGTCCGGATCGCCGGCCGGCCTGCAGAACGCCTGGGCCGGTGCGGTGATCCCGGACGACCTGCGGACGGAGATCGTCGACGCCTACCGCAGCTCGGGCGGAGGTCGGGTCGCGGTCCGATCCAGCGCCACCGCCGAGGACCTGCCCGGCGCTGCGTTCGCCGGGCAGCAGGACACCTACCTCGACATCGACGGCGACGAGGCGCTGCTGGACGCCGTACGGCGTTGCTGGGCGTCGTTGTGGACCGAACGGGCGATCGCCTATCGGGACCGGCTGGGGATCGCGCCGGACGATGTGACGATCGCGGTCGTCGTCCAACAGATGGCTCCGGCGTCGGTGGCCGGCGTGATGTTCACCGCCGATCCGGTGTCCGGCGAGCGGGACCGGGTGATCATCGATGCGGCGCCCGGGCTCGGCGAGGCGGTGGTCTCCGGTCTGGTCACCCCTGACCACTACCGGCTCGGCACCGACGGCACGGTCCTGGAACACCGCAGCGGAGAGCGCGGCACCGTGGTCGGCGCCGCGACGACCGCCGCAGCCGATGGTGAGTTGCTGCCGGCGGAGCTGCGCAGACTGGCCGAACTCGGTGGGCGAGTGGCGGCGCACTACCGGCGGCCGATGGACATCGAGTGGGCGATCGTCCGGGCGGCATCCGCCGACCACCACACCGTCGACGCGGGATCGGGCGGACGAGCCGGCGACGTGCGGCTGCTGCAGGCCCGACCGATGACCGGCCTGCCCAGCGAACCGGTCGAGCTGACGCCGTTGCAGCGCCGGACCAATCAGGTGGTCCTGGACTATCTGCCGATCCGGCCGTACCCGCTCGACCTGACCACCTGGACCCAGCGCGGGGTGGCCAAGATGCTGGCCGACCTGGCCGCCAGCATCGGCATCCGGCTCGACCTGGCCGACGCCTTCGTCGAGACCGACGGCGTGGTCTCCTCCTTCCGTCCGGTCGACCCGCATCCGACCGCGGCAACGTTGCGGGCACCGGTCTCGTTGGCGCGCCGGATCCGCCGCTATCACGCCGATGCCTGGCGTCAGGATCCGCGATACCGGCGGTTCCGACGTCAGCTCGACGACCTCGGGAGACGTCCGGCATCCGGCCTTTCCTGGCAGGGATTGCTCCAACGGGTCGAGGACGCGTTGGCCGCAGCACAACTGATCACCGACCTGCGGGTGGACTACATGCCGTCGGCCGGCGCAGGGATGGGGCGGTTGCTGTTGATCAGCGCCGTTCTCGGCCGGCGTCGCCAGTTCGACGATCTGCTGACCGGGGCGCAGACGATCACGACGGTGATCAACCGGCGGCTGAGCGAGCTTGCGGGTGCCGCACGAGCGACGCCGGACCTGATGCGCCATGCCGAGCAGCTCTCCGGTGCCGAGTTGTACACCGCTGTGCAGCACGATTCGGCCTGCGGCCCGTTCGTTGCCGAGCTCGAGGACTTCCTTGCCGACTACGGATCCCGGGAGACCGACAGCCTGCTGGTGGTGAGCTCGCCGACCTGGGGTGACGCTCCGCATCGACTCCTGGACCTGATCATGATGCTGGCCCGGACCGAGGACCATGCGTCGAACCTGCCCGACGGCGTCGATCACGATCGATCGACGACATCGGTGCAGGGACTGCTCGGCCATCCCTTGCTGCGCAGCGCGTTCGCCCGACACCGGGTCCGGCGCGCGGTGGAAGCCGCCCGGGCCGGGGTGGTGGTCCGCGAGGACACCCACTTCGAACTGATGCGCCCGGCGCCGCTGTTGCGGCAGGCACTGATCGAGATCGGCGAACGGATGGCGGACGCCGGCGTGCTGGCGGCTGCCGGTGACGTCTGGCACCTGCGGCTGGAGGAGATCAGGCAGCTCGGTGCCCCGGAGGATGCCGGCGCGGAGCAGGTCGCCACCACCAGGGCGGCGGTCGAACAGCGGAAGGCGATCCGGGCCGGCTACGGCGCGGCTCCGCTGGTCAATGTGATCGCTCCCGAGCCGGTCGGCGACGCGTTGCTGGTCGGATCTCCGGCGAGCGCGGGCCAGGTCACCGGACCGGTCCGGATCGTCCGTGGCCCGGACGATTTCGGTGCGCTGCGATCGGGTGAGGTGCTCGTCTGCCCGAACACCAATCCGTCCTGGACGCCGCTCTTCCAGCGCGCCATCGCCGTCGTCGCCGACACCGGAGGCGCCGGGTCGCATGCCGCGATCGTCGCCCGGGAGTACGGGATCCCGGCAGTGATGGGGACCCGCAACGGCACCAGCCGACTCACCGACGGACAGCGGGTGACCGTGGACGGTGATCATGGCCAGGTCCGCTGA
- a CDS encoding TetR/AcrR family transcriptional regulator has product MARSAEPTSKRRRGAELEQAILAAAVQELQRSGYHELTMEAVAARAGASKNSVYRRWPTKRRLALAAVRDGLTGTADLADTGALRSDLLAILRSIATQLDGPTGVALRVVVAESVASADRSGWLRDHGASTSTAMMAEIADRADQRGEIDRSTITERALEVGPAMLRNHFLFGGLPISEALLTSIVDEVIIPLWTTGSGR; this is encoded by the coding sequence ATGGCCAGGTCCGCTGAACCAACAAGCAAGCGGCGCCGCGGTGCAGAGCTCGAGCAGGCGATCCTGGCCGCCGCGGTGCAGGAACTGCAACGGTCCGGCTATCACGAGCTGACAATGGAGGCCGTCGCGGCCCGGGCCGGTGCCAGCAAGAACTCGGTGTACCGGCGCTGGCCGACCAAGCGTCGGCTCGCGTTGGCCGCGGTCCGGGACGGACTGACCGGGACGGCAGACCTCGCCGACACCGGTGCCCTGCGCAGCGACCTGCTGGCGATCCTGCGCAGCATTGCCACACAGCTGGACGGGCCGACCGGTGTCGCTCTCCGGGTCGTCGTCGCCGAGTCGGTTGCCTCGGCGGACCGTTCCGGCTGGCTCCGTGATCATGGAGCCAGCACCAGTACGGCGATGATGGCCGAGATCGCCGACCGGGCCGATCAGCGCGGCGAGATCGACCGATCCACGATCACCGAACGGGCGCTGGAGGTCGGCCCGGCGATGCTCCGCAATCACTTCCTGTTCGGTGGCCTACCGATCAGCGAGGCGTTGCTGACCAGCATCGTCGACGAGGTGATCATCCCGCTGTGGACGACCGGCTCCGGCCGCTGA
- a CDS encoding nucleotidyltransferase domain-containing protein → MNDSEFLDALSRRLAGLPQVLAVALGGSRTQGTARPDSDWDLAIYYRGDFDPRHLRAIGWPGEVSELGGWGGGIYNGGAWLTVDGRAVDVHYRDLDEVDRIWDEARAGRFWTEPLLFHVAGIPSYLLLAELAANRTLAGDLPRPAYPPALQQQAPDQWWSRARMIFDYAAKNHAPHGRATACLGLLAEAVAVTSHAVLAAEGTWITNDKQLLRTAGLDDIDTQMITARSASDLPELVQTIRSRCRSRLRETDAELSQPDQVP, encoded by the coding sequence GTGAACGACTCCGAATTCCTCGACGCGTTGTCCCGGCGACTGGCCGGTCTGCCGCAGGTGCTGGCGGTGGCGCTCGGTGGCTCCCGGACCCAGGGCACAGCCCGGCCGGACAGCGACTGGGACCTGGCGATCTACTACCGCGGCGATTTCGACCCGCGGCATCTCCGGGCGATCGGCTGGCCGGGTGAGGTGTCCGAGCTCGGCGGCTGGGGCGGCGGGATCTACAACGGCGGCGCCTGGTTGACCGTCGACGGTCGCGCCGTCGACGTGCACTATCGCGACCTGGACGAGGTCGACCGGATCTGGGACGAGGCCCGGGCGGGCCGTTTCTGGACCGAGCCGTTGCTGTTCCATGTTGCCGGGATCCCGAGCTACCTACTGCTGGCCGAGCTGGCCGCCAATCGGACGCTGGCGGGCGATCTGCCGCGCCCGGCGTATCCGCCCGCTCTGCAACAGCAGGCTCCCGATCAGTGGTGGTCCCGGGCCCGGATGATCTTCGACTACGCGGCCAAGAATCACGCTCCGCACGGTCGCGCGACGGCCTGCCTCGGCCTGCTCGCCGAAGCCGTGGCAGTGACCTCGCATGCGGTCCTCGCCGCCGAGGGCACCTGGATCACCAACGACAAACAGCTGCTCCGCACGGCGGGACTGGACGACATCGACACCCAGATGATCACTGCCCGCAGCGCCAGTGATCTGCCGGAACTCGTGCAGACGATCCGATCCCGTTGCCGTAGCCGGTTGCGGGAGACCGATGCCGAGCTATCCCAGCCCGATCAGGTGCCCTGA